The genomic DNA CCCGGCGGCACGACCAGGAAGGCAAAAAATCCGGTCATTTCTTCGGGTGCCTCCATGATGAAGTTGCGGTACCAGCGCATCAGGTCTTTCGCCTGATCCAGCTCCCAGAGCATCGGCCCGGCATAGACGGTATGCACCGGGTGGAGCCGGAACAGAAACGATGTGACGACGCCGAAGTTTCCCCCGCCCCCGCGGATCGCCCAGTAGAGGTCATCGTTTCTTTCGGCACTGGCGGTGACGAGGCTTCCGTTGGCCAGCACCACGTCCGCTTCAATAAGGTTGTCGATGGTGAGTCCGTGGCTGCGGGTCAGATGGCCGATGCCACCCCCGAGGGTGAGGCCGGCAACCCCGGTGGTCGAGATAAATCCACTGGGGGTGGCGAGGCCGAAGGCATGGGTCGCATGGTCAACATCGCCCCAGACGCACCCACCCTCGACCCGAACGGTCCGCGCCTCGGGATCGACCCTGATCCCCCTCATCCGCGAGAGATCGATGACGAGACAGTCGTCGCACACCCCGAGTCCCCCCGCATTGTGCCCACCTCCGCGGATGGAGGGGGTGATCCCGTTGTCCCGGGCGAAGTTGACGCACGAGATCACATCCGCCACGTCTGCGCACCGGACGATCATGCGGGGACGGCGGTCGATCATCGCATTGTAGACGGTGCGGGCCTCGTCGTAATGCACGTCGCCGGGCTGTATGAGCTCCCCGCGCAGGGCGAGCCGGAATTTTTCAATGGATTCAGGATTTAACAAGGTTGCCTCCTTTACGTACCGTGTGGGAAAGCATACCTTTTCGATATCAGACAGGGGGTGTTTGTCAAGGCAAGGAGTGAACGGATGATATACCGCGGAGCACCGGCAAATTAGCAAGAAAGTTGGGCGTGACGTACCCGCAAAGTATGTATGACAGGCACCTGGCAACAGATGGCAGATTCGATGTGAAAATCAAACAGGTACTTCTGGCTATACTGGCCAGGCACAAGCATTTGCATCGTCAGCCTAGAACCAGGTTCGTATCAATGCCCCCGCTGCGATCTCCCCTCGTCAGTAGAGTCCGCGCCACCATCAGCCGAAAGAGATCCTCAAGTCCCGTCTGCACAGCCGGCGACTCCATGATGCCAAGAGCCCGGGCAATGGCTTCCAACGTCGCCAGCCCAGCAGGATGAGGTTCATTTCGAATCCCCCAGGAGGTCTCGGGTCCTGGAGGCAGTCGGACCATTTCGGCATGCTCCAATCCCGGAAGCCGCCGCCTCATTTTGGCAGCCTGGCGCCAACTGCCGTCCGGAACCACGAGGGTGACTGGCCGGCTGTCCTGCTCCAGAAACCCTCGGGTGAGAACAGGAGCGTCATTTCCCGGATATAGGAAGAGAGTCCTTCTTTCCGGGGTATTGAGGTCGCTGAAATCCAGAGGGTGGTCCTGATGGCCGTGAATGCGGATTTCACTGTTGGGGAGTGCTTCCAGGGCCAATGGACCTGTAGCCGTGGTCTTGATATTTTCACGATAGTGCATGACGAGAACGACGCGGGTTTTCAGAGGGAAACTGGGGATCGATCGGCAGATGCAGAGATGGAGATGCATCCGGCAGCGGCTACAACGTTCACTTCGTTTTGAGCGGGAACCCATGGTGTTATCGCCTTTATTGATGGTGATTCTATTCCGGCTCGTTGCAGTGATGGGCAACTTTAGCCTGTGAAGATGAAAGTCTTCAGCTCTTATGCCTTTTCAGGAGTACCGGAACCCGCACAGCTCTCATCTACCCTGCCAAGTATGACGCTTCCGGCAATGAAGAGGAGGAGGATGCTCAGCACCCCGTACCGCGATGATCCGGTCATCTGGGCGGTGATCCCCATCAGGAAGGGGCCGCCCATTGCCGCGAACTTGCCGAAGATGTTGTAGAAGCCGAAAAACTCACCCGATTTTTCCGGGGGAATGAGTTTCCCGTAGAAACTGCGGCTGAGCGCCTGAATGCCCCCCATGGCCGAGGCGACCAGGACTGCGATTACCCAGAACGTCGCTTTTTTCAGGGTGGGATCGGGTATGGCGGGAATCATGAAGGCAATCAACGTGATGATGCAATAGACTGCGATCCCGGAAAAGAGGAGCGGCTTCACCCTGAATCTGTCCGACAGCTTTCCCCAGACGAGGGCAGCGGGGAAGGCCACGATCTGTATGACGAGTATGACGAGGATGAGCATGTCGGGCTTCAGGCCTACATCGACACCGTAGGCGACCGCCATGGTGATGACGGTACCGACGCCGTCGATGTAGAAGAAGTAGGCGAGGAGAAAGAGGAATGCATTGCGATGGCGGCTCACATCGCGGAAGGTGTCGGTCAGGCGGCGCATCGATAGCCGGAAAGCGCCCGGCTCTCTCGGGTAGCCATGCTTCTGGCTGACGTTCCTCAGAAGCGGAATTGAAAAGAGCCCCCACCATGCGGCGACGATGAGAAAGCCCGTTCTGGCGGCATCTGGGGGAATCCGTCCGCCTGCCTGATCCTTCCCCGTGAGAATCAGGGCGATGACCGCGAGAAAAGGGATGACGCTCCCAACGTATCCCCACGCGAACCCGGAGGCGGACACCCGGTCCATCCGTTTCAGTTCTGCCACGTCCGGCAGAAAAGCGTCGTAGAAAAGATTCGTTCCTTCCCATGCGGTGCGGGCCACTACGAAGACTGCAAGGCAGAGGATGATTTTCCCCTCGCCGGTCTGCGTAAGGAGAACGGTTGCGGCGAGCCCGACGAGCAGACAGATGAGGAGCAGGCGCTTTTTCCAGCCGGAATAATCGGCAAAGGTCCCCATCACCGGAGCAAGAACGACCATCGCCATTGCGGAGATCGAGTTGGCGTACCCCCACCATGCCGTTGCGAGTTGTCCGGGAATGTTGTGGGCGACAACCTCCTTGAAATATATCGGCATGATCGCAGTCACGATCACGAGGACAAACGCAGAGTTCGCCACGTCATAGAGCACCCAGCTCTTTTCGGCCTTCGTCATCCTTCAGTCTCCGTATCCGCGGATCGCCTCCAGGAATTGCGCCCCGTACTTCCCGAGTTTGTGCTGCCCGACGCCGCTGATCTTCAGCAGCTCCTCCGCCGAACGGGGGCGATGTGCCGCCATCTCCACGAGAGTCGCATCGCCGAAGACCACGAAGGGGGGGACCTGCTGCTCATCCGCCAACTGTTTCCGCAGGACGCGCAGGGCCTGGAAAAGCCCCTCGTCGTACTCCAGCTTCCCTCGCCCCTTTTTCGGCTCCTTCTTCGCCGCAACCGTCTTCACACGGGGCCTGGCGAGGACGAGCTGCTCCTCCCCCCGCAAAAGGGGCTTCGCCGAAGAGGAGAGCCGCAGGATGGAATAGTTGGCCATGTCCTGCTCCAGGTAACCGAGGTGTATCAACTGACGGAAGAGGCTGCCCCACTGATCGGTGGAAATCTCCTTCCCGATCCCGTAGGTGCTCAGCCGGTCGTGCCCCAGCTGAAGGAGGCGCTGCGTTCGCGCGCCACGCAGCACGTCGATGACGTGCCCCATTCCGAACCGCTGTCCGACCCGGTATACGCACGAGAGCGCCATCCGTGCCTGCTCGGTGGCATCGTAACGCTCGGGAGGGGAGAGGCAGATGTCGCAGTTGCCGCAATCCTCGTCGAGTTGCTGCCCGAAATAGCCGAGGAGCACCCGCCGGCGGCAGGTGAGCGCTTCCCCGAACCCGACCATGGCGTTCAGCTTGTGGAGCTCGATCCTCATCTGATCAGGGTTGTTTCCCGCCTCGATTATACCACGGGCCACCGCCACGTCCCCGTACCCAAAGAGGAGTAGCGCCTCCGCGGGGAGCCCGTCTCGGCCTGCCCTGCCCGTCTCCTGATAATAGCTCTCTATGTTCTTCGGCATGTCGTAATGGACGACGAACCGGACGTTGGGCTTGTCGATCCCCATGCCGAAGGCAACCGTCGCCACCACCACCTGGATGTCGTCCCGCAGGAAAGCCTCCTGCACCCGCTGCCGCTCACTGTCGGCCAGCCCCGCATGATAGGCGGCGGCTGAGACCCCCGCTTCCTTGAGGCGCTGGGCGACCTCCTCAACCCTTTTGCGGCTGAGGGCGTAGACGATTCCCGCCTCCCCCGAGTGGAGCGCAAGAAATTCGGCGAGCTGCTCGGCCGGTTTCCGCTTCTCGCCCACCAGGTACCTGATATTGGGGCGGTCGAATCCTGTAACGAGACAGCAGGCTTCGGAGAGGCCGAGGCGGCGGATGATGTCGGAGCGGGTCTGGGGATCGGCGGTGGCTGTGAGGGCGATCACCGGCACCTGAGGAAAGAGACGGCGCAGCCGCCCGAGCTGAACGTACTCTGGGCGGAAATCATGCCCCCACTGGGAGATGCAGTGGGCTTCATCGATGGCAAAGAGGGAGATGGGGATGCCGGAGAGCCGCTCCAGGAAAGCTTCGCTCATCAGCCGCTCCGGGGCCACGTAAAGAAGGTCGAGTGCTCCTTCGTGGAGCTGCGCCAGTGTCTGCCGCGCCTGCTTTTCGGTCAGGGTGGAGTTGTAAAAGGCAGCGTTCACGCCGTTGGCAACGAGGGCATCCACCTGGTCCTTCATGAGAGAGATCAGGGGGGAGACGACGATCCCCACGCCGGGGCGGTGGAGGGCCGGGATCTGGTAGCAGAGGGACTTTCCCCCTCCTGTGGGCATCACGACGAAGATGTCGTTCCCGCCGACGAGGGAGTCGATGATCTCCCGCTGATGGGGGCGGAACGAGGTATAGCCGAAGACGATGCGGAGTATATCGGAGGGGGAGTTGGACATCAGTACCTTTAACAGGTCGCTGAAAAACAGCCATCTCGCCACTGTCCTCGAAAGCCACCTTGTGCGGCGTAGCGCTGCTACGCCTCCGCGGGGCTTCCTCCGGGTGCGGCGATCTGGCCGTTTTTGAGCAACCTGAGTTTTCAACAACCTTGAAAAAGGCCGTGCTTACGCCGATTCCGCAAAGCAGATCGGCCCCGCAGTAGTTTTTTGCTGGCTGTCAGAGCTCACGCACGACGCGGAAGCCCAGATACACATACTGCCCGTCCGGCGCGCCTCGCCCGCGGGCGGAGTTTCTCACGTAGCGGGGCTTGCTGCCGAAGGAACCGCCTCGCTGCACCCGACGCTCGTCACCCTTTACGACCCAGGCGCTGCCGTCAGCAGGCGCGCCGTCGTAGCTTTCGTGCCAGCTGTCCTGGCACCACTCCCAGACGTTGCCTGAGGTGTCGAAGAGGCCGAAGGGATTGGGGGAGAAAGAGCCTGCCGGGGCAGTCTTCCGGTTATCCCACTTGCTGCCGCACCCCTTGCAGCTCGCCCGGTTCTCCCCGACACTGAACCCCCACCAGTAACGTTCAGCGGTGCCGCCGCGAGCGGCGTATTCCCACTCCGATTCACTGGGAAGACGGTATTTTTTGCCGGTACGGGCAGAAAGCCACTGGGTGTAGGCAACCGCGTCGAACCAGGTTACATTCATGACCGGTCGGTTGTCGCGCCCCCACGAGCTAAACGGGACGTAGTGCCTCCCGTCCTTCGGCTTTTCCCTTCCCGTCGCCTCGCAAAACCTGTCGTACTCGGCGAAGGTCACCTCGAAACGGCCGATAGCGAAAGGACGCGGTATGATCACCTCGTGGACAGGCTTCTCGTCACTATCTCCCCCTCCCTCTACTGCACCCATACGGAAACGTCCTGCCGGGACCACCACCATTTCCGGAGCAAGGCTGCCATCATCGAGCCGGTCGCGGAAGACTGTCCCGGAAGCCGGGACGGCGAGTTGGGACCTCGCAGTGGAATGTGCAGGACGTGTAGCTGTCTTACCCGCCGCCGCCGGAACGAAGGCAAACAACCACGGCGTCAGAAGCGCTACGGTAAACAGTGCAGATGTGAACGACGACGCATGCACGACATCTCCCTCCGGAGTCGGCTACTATAGCAGGTTTGGGTGAGGGGCTGGCAATGAAATCTGATCCGTGAACATGAAAAAAAAGGAGGCCGGTAATCCGGTCTCCTTTATATAAGCTCTCCACTTTGCCGTTGGTCTAGGGACCTCACAGCGAGTAACTGTAAAGGTGGGCCACTTATGTGTCGCTTCAGGCAATTCCCGCAGAGGGGCAGCACACCACGACCTGAAAAGTTCCCGTTCGATTAACATTCCGCAGGGGTTTTACAACCTCACGCACAGAGCAGAGAGAAAACAGTGATTGCAGTGTATACATCATCCCGGGAGAAATCAAGCGTAGTTTTCCACTTTTCTTACCCCCGGGAAAATGCGTTACACCTTGGTATATGCGTCATTGCAGCCTTAACCGCTACATATGCTTCTGCTTCTTCTCGGCCCCCTTCTGTCCTTCCTTCTCCACCTTTTCCACGTCTACGCCGAGCTTGGAGGCAATCCCCTTCGCCTGCTCCAGGTGCTGTTCGAGGATCGGCTGAGTCTTGCCAGCCCATGCCTTCAGGTCCGGGTCTTTCGCCTCCTGGGCCGCCTTTTTGAATGCAGCCACGTCTTTGGTGTGATCCTTCACCATCATACGCATGTAGGCTTTGTCGAAATCCGCTCCCGAAAGTTTTGAAACCTTGTCGATCATCGACTTGTGATGACGGGCCATTTTCTCCGGCAATGTAATGTTTTTCTGCTGCGCGAGGCTTTTCAGTTCCTCGTTAGCCTTGCCGTGATCGGTCACCATCCGTGCTCCGAAATCCTTCACCTCCTGGGACTGCCCCTTTTTCTGCGCCAGTTCGCCTCCCTTAACCTCCATCAGACCTCCGCTCGCCGCCTCCATGACAAACTTCTTGTCCTTACCGGAGATGCCTTTATCCGCCGCGAACGCGAATGTTGCGACACTTCCGAGAGCAAACAGACTGAGAACCACCATGAGCGATAGTCGAAGTTTCATTGATGCCTCCTTTTCTCTGTTTTGAGTCGAGCACATTGGGCGACTTTCATTTAACTTAAAAGGTAGCTCTCCCCGTGCCGATGTCAATTCATCCCCCTTCACTCGCATGCTTTCCAGGATGGATTGGCACCGCTCAGTAATTTGTTACGGGAGAGCTTCGCAACCGGCAATCCTTATAACGGCCTCAGGCCTCTTCGCAGGATCGAGCCACTGCAGCATCCGCACCATATCGGCTTCGGCTGTGGCCACACAACCGGCAGTGGCAGTATCCGGATCCCGCCAGATGTGGAAGAAGATGGCACTTCCCGCTCCCGGAACTATCGTTTTCGTGTTGTACTCGACAACGGCTCCGTACCTGTAGAGGTGGTCGCTGCGTCTCATGATCTCGTGGGAGACCCCTTCGCCTTCGCTCCTGGATACGAGCGTGTTGTAAAGAGGGGACTTGGGGTCGTCGATCCAGATCATGTCCGGGGTGAGGACGATGTAGGGCAGTTTCGTCTCCAGGAACTCATAGCCGAATCCGCGTTCGAGAGGAAAGACACCCGAAGGGGTTCTACCGTCACCCTCAAGTTTTTCTCCCGGAGGCGCAAGCCCGTTTCTCCCCGCCACACCGTCCATAGAGGCTCCGGCCTGTTTCCATCCCTTTTCGGTCTTCTCGAAAAGCCGAACGGTAACGTCCTTGGCAGAGGGGGCAGCCTTCGGCGTCACAACTACCGCCTGCCTCGTCTCCTGGGACAGACCGCCGAGACATGAAGATGAAGCGGCCTCGCGAACATTGTGGGCGCAACCGGAAATTACCACCAGCGCAACAAATAAGAAAAAGTGCCCTCTCATGACTCTTCTCCTTTAGATCCTAACCGCCAAACATTGCCCGTTGTCAGCCTCGTTACGAGCATGGCGGCCACATTGTCACCGGTGGCGTTAAGCAGCGTCGCCACCGGGTCTATGATAACGCTTATCGCCGCCAGAAGCGGCAGCGTTTCCGGTGGAAACCCGAAGACCGAGAGGATGAGCATCTCCCCCATCATACCGCCGCTCGGAATGGCTCCTACCACGACCCCTACCAGTATGGAGACGCCGATGACTACGATCATACGTTCGAAGGTGAGCGCCTGCCCGAACAGGCTCATGGCGAATAGCACCTTGAGAACCCCGCCTATGACCGACCCGTCCTTGTGTAGAGCAGCCCCGACCGGAACGACCACGTTCGAAACGTCCTGAGGCACACCCATCTTCGGCGCCGCCTCCAGGTTCACTGGCATGGTTGCCATGCTGGAGCAGGTGCCGAGGGAGGTAAGGGAAGGATTGAGCATGTGGGCCCAGAAGCGCCGGACGGCGGCGAACCGCCCCGCGGCAAAGGCGTAGAGGGAGAACCCCCCGATAAAATAGAGGGCCGAAAATGTGTAGTAGACGACGAACACCTTGAAATAGGCGGAGGCAAGGGCGTCACCGGTATCGACCACGGTAGCCGCGAACCAGGCGAGAAGCCCCACCGGAGCTACGTACATCACATAATCTATCAGCCGGGTGAAGACCTGGGCACCGCTGGCAAGGAAACCGGCGAAGGGGACACCTGCCTCCTTCCGGGAAAGAGTCGCGAGTCCCACCCCGACAGAGAAGACGATGAGGGGCAGCATCGACTTGCGTGAGATCAGCTCCGGGAAATCGGATGCGGTAAACGCCTTTACAACCTGCGCCAGGAACGATGGAATCTCCTGCGCCGGCGGATGCTCCAGGTGAATTCCGGCACCCGGAGTGGGATGCACGAGGAGCATGAAGCCGAGAGAAGTAACCGCTGCAACTACACTGGTGGAGAGGAATACCAGGAGCATGTTCCATGATACCCTTGAAAGGCGATGTGTAGATGCGCTGGAAGCTATGCTGGAAGAAACGGTGAAGAACACCAGCGGCACGATGATCATGAAAAGAAGGTTGAGGAAGAGGTCGCCAAGCGGACGTATGGCACGGGCAGTCTCCGGGAAGTAGCTTCCAAGAAGCAGCCCGGTGACGATGGAAAGGATCAGGAGCAGAGAGAATCCGTATGTTTTAAGCAGCTTCATGATTTGACCTTCCCCCGCTACACTGCAAGTTATTTCTTACGATACATTGCACACCATAGCTCCGGTTTCCACTTTGCTGAT from Geobacter sp. DSM 9736 includes the following:
- a CDS encoding FAD-binding oxidoreductase; the protein is MLNPESIEKFRLALRGELIQPGDVHYDEARTVYNAMIDRRPRMIVRCADVADVISCVNFARDNGITPSIRGGGHNAGGLGVCDDCLVIDLSRMRGIRVDPEARTVRVEGGCVWGDVDHATHAFGLATPSGFISTTGVAGLTLGGGIGHLTRSHGLTIDNLIEADVVLANGSLVTASAERNDDLYWAIRGGGGNFGVVTSFLFRLHPVHTVYAGPMLWELDQAKDLMRWYRNFIMEAPEEMTGFFAFLVVPPGPPFPEELHGRNVCGIVWYYAGALEKAEEAFAPIRRFKPPLLDLVGPLPHTAVQSMFDTLYPPGHQWYWKADFFNELSDEAIDLFLKFGSSIPTMQSTMHLYPINGAAHRVGRNDTAFSFRESNWAEVIVGVDPDPANKERIIGWAREYWDAMHPFSAGGAYINFMMEEGQERIRATYRDNYERLVAIKTKYDPGNLFRVNQNIKPRG
- a CDS encoding tRNA-uridine aminocarboxypropyltransferase, with product MGSRSKRSERCSRCRMHLHLCICRSIPSFPLKTRVVLVMHYRENIKTTATGPLALEALPNSEIRIHGHQDHPLDFSDLNTPERRTLFLYPGNDAPVLTRGFLEQDSRPVTLVVPDGSWRQAAKMRRRLPGLEHAEMVRLPPGPETSWGIRNEPHPAGLATLEAIARALGIMESPAVQTGLEDLFRLMVARTLLTRGDRSGGIDTNLVLG
- a CDS encoding MFS transporter, giving the protein MTKAEKSWVLYDVANSAFVLVIVTAIMPIYFKEVVAHNIPGQLATAWWGYANSISAMAMVVLAPVMGTFADYSGWKKRLLLICLLVGLAATVLLTQTGEGKIILCLAVFVVARTAWEGTNLFYDAFLPDVAELKRMDRVSASGFAWGYVGSVIPFLAVIALILTGKDQAGGRIPPDAARTGFLIVAAWWGLFSIPLLRNVSQKHGYPREPGAFRLSMRRLTDTFRDVSRHRNAFLFLLAYFFYIDGVGTVITMAVAYGVDVGLKPDMLILVILVIQIVAFPAALVWGKLSDRFRVKPLLFSGIAVYCIITLIAFMIPAIPDPTLKKATFWVIAVLVASAMGGIQALSRSFYGKLIPPEKSGEFFGFYNIFGKFAAMGGPFLMGITAQMTGSSRYGVLSILLLFIAGSVILGRVDESCAGSGTPEKA
- the recQ gene encoding DNA helicase RecQ, with the translated sequence MSNSPSDILRIVFGYTSFRPHQREIIDSLVGGNDIFVVMPTGGGKSLCYQIPALHRPGVGIVVSPLISLMKDQVDALVANGVNAAFYNSTLTEKQARQTLAQLHEGALDLLYVAPERLMSEAFLERLSGIPISLFAIDEAHCISQWGHDFRPEYVQLGRLRRLFPQVPVIALTATADPQTRSDIIRRLGLSEACCLVTGFDRPNIRYLVGEKRKPAEQLAEFLALHSGEAGIVYALSRKRVEEVAQRLKEAGVSAAAYHAGLADSERQRVQEAFLRDDIQVVVATVAFGMGIDKPNVRFVVHYDMPKNIESYYQETGRAGRDGLPAEALLLFGYGDVAVARGIIEAGNNPDQMRIELHKLNAMVGFGEALTCRRRVLLGYFGQQLDEDCGNCDICLSPPERYDATEQARMALSCVYRVGQRFGMGHVIDVLRGARTQRLLQLGHDRLSTYGIGKEISTDQWGSLFRQLIHLGYLEQDMANYSILRLSSSAKPLLRGEEQLVLARPRVKTVAAKKEPKKGRGKLEYDEGLFQALRVLRKQLADEQQVPPFVVFGDATLVEMAAHRPRSAEELLKISGVGQHKLGKYGAQFLEAIRGYGD
- a CDS encoding formylglycine-generating enzyme family protein, with amino-acid sequence MHASSFTSALFTVALLTPWLFAFVPAAAGKTATRPAHSTARSQLAVPASGTVFRDRLDDGSLAPEMVVVPAGRFRMGAVEGGGDSDEKPVHEVIIPRPFAIGRFEVTFAEYDRFCEATGREKPKDGRHYVPFSSWGRDNRPVMNVTWFDAVAYTQWLSARTGKKYRLPSESEWEYAARGGTAERYWWGFSVGENRASCKGCGSKWDNRKTAPAGSFSPNPFGLFDTSGNVWEWCQDSWHESYDGAPADGSAWVVKGDERRVQRGGSFGSKPRYVRNSARGRGAPDGQYVYLGFRVVREL
- a CDS encoding DUF4142 domain-containing protein, with the translated sequence MKLRLSLMVVLSLFALGSVATFAFAADKGISGKDKKFVMEAASGGLMEVKGGELAQKKGQSQEVKDFGARMVTDHGKANEELKSLAQQKNITLPEKMARHHKSMIDKVSKLSGADFDKAYMRMMVKDHTKDVAAFKKAAQEAKDPDLKAWAGKTQPILEQHLEQAKGIASKLGVDVEKVEKEGQKGAEKKQKHM
- a CDS encoding L,D-transpeptidase; amino-acid sequence: MRGHFFLFVALVVISGCAHNVREAASSSCLGGLSQETRQAVVVTPKAAPSAKDVTVRLFEKTEKGWKQAGASMDGVAGRNGLAPPGEKLEGDGRTPSGVFPLERGFGYEFLETKLPYIVLTPDMIWIDDPKSPLYNTLVSRSEGEGVSHEIMRRSDHLYRYGAVVEYNTKTIVPGAGSAIFFHIWRDPDTATAGCVATAEADMVRMLQWLDPAKRPEAVIRIAGCEALP
- a CDS encoding dicarboxylate/amino acid:cation symporter, translated to MKLLKTYGFSLLLILSIVTGLLLGSYFPETARAIRPLGDLFLNLLFMIIVPLVFFTVSSSIASSASTHRLSRVSWNMLLVFLSTSVVAAVTSLGFMLLVHPTPGAGIHLEHPPAQEIPSFLAQVVKAFTASDFPELISRKSMLPLIVFSVGVGLATLSRKEAGVPFAGFLASGAQVFTRLIDYVMYVAPVGLLAWFAATVVDTGDALASAYFKVFVVYYTFSALYFIGGFSLYAFAAGRFAAVRRFWAHMLNPSLTSLGTCSSMATMPVNLEAAPKMGVPQDVSNVVVPVGAALHKDGSVIGGVLKVLFAMSLFGQALTFERMIVVIGVSILVGVVVGAIPSGGMMGEMLILSVFGFPPETLPLLAAISVIIDPVATLLNATGDNVAAMLVTRLTTGNVWRLGSKGEES